One segment of Pyrococcus sp. ST04 DNA contains the following:
- a CDS encoding MBL fold metallo-hydrolase: protein MIEITFLGGGGGRFVTITQARATGGFFIKASKNIYVDPGPGALVRMWRYKIDPRKIDVLFISHRHTDHCNDAEVLVEGMTYGVTKKRGVLIGSRSVVHGDENHTPALSKYHLDALEEVHAPNPGDRFKIGMEEMVITPSIHSDPTTIGFRLKTSYGDISYIPDTEYFEELVEWHDGARVLIASVTRPRDMRIPYHLCTEDIVYMLKAMKQKPEVLIMTHAGMKMHFAGPYKEAQFIQNVTGVKTYVAKEGFRVTIGKDITVKTLRPARFV, encoded by the coding sequence ATGATAGAGATAACTTTTCTTGGAGGGGGCGGAGGAAGGTTCGTTACTATAACTCAAGCAAGGGCTACTGGGGGCTTCTTCATAAAGGCCAGTAAAAATATATACGTGGATCCTGGGCCTGGAGCATTAGTGAGGATGTGGAGGTATAAGATAGATCCCAGGAAAATAGATGTCCTCTTTATATCTCACAGGCACACAGATCACTGCAACGATGCCGAGGTTTTAGTTGAGGGGATGACATATGGGGTTACGAAAAAGAGAGGCGTTCTAATAGGTTCCAGAAGTGTTGTTCATGGTGATGAAAATCATACACCTGCCCTGAGCAAGTACCATTTAGATGCACTTGAGGAAGTTCATGCTCCAAATCCGGGTGACAGATTCAAAATTGGGATGGAAGAGATGGTGATAACTCCTTCTATTCATAGCGACCCTACGACCATAGGATTTAGGCTTAAGACCTCCTATGGGGATATTTCCTACATCCCGGACACGGAATATTTCGAAGAGCTCGTTGAGTGGCATGATGGGGCTAGGGTCTTGATAGCCTCTGTAACAAGGCCTAGGGACATGAGGATTCCCTACCATCTCTGCACGGAGGATATTGTTTATATGCTCAAAGCAATGAAGCAGAAGCCAGAGGTTCTCATAATGACTCACGCTGGAATGAAGATGCACTTCGCGGGCCCTTATAAGGAGGCCCAGTTCATTCAAAATGTAACAGGGGTCAAAACGTACGTCGCGAAGGAGGGGTTTAGGGTAACCATTGGAAAGGACATAACCGTCAAGACTTTAAGGCCGGCTAGATTCGTCTAG
- a CDS encoding ATPase, with amino-acid sequence MLPRAESFIEEFRLKASLRALERVKAFISHEAYIGLRNLLEMRLYGKPFERKNISSKVAVAYSGGSDSTATLEILRWAGFDAIPVTAKLPQMSEDTIKKIKEKGAILVDVPGYLEEMERLMNKRAPICGRCHSMVMSAVEKKAKEIGAEILASGDMLSVGSGSIYYNGNIVILNLPAFLALNKKILLEILGWKDYKLSYGCPLWREAVKRAPIMKRFAIQRVLRELRAGALTKDMARELIIDILKA; translated from the coding sequence ATGCTTCCAAGGGCAGAAAGCTTCATTGAGGAGTTCAGATTAAAGGCAAGCTTGAGGGCTCTCGAAAGAGTTAAGGCATTCATCTCTCATGAAGCCTATATCGGGCTAAGGAACCTTTTAGAGATGAGACTATATGGGAAACCTTTTGAAAGAAAGAATATATCCTCAAAAGTTGCAGTTGCATACTCTGGAGGTAGTGACAGTACAGCAACGCTTGAAATACTTAGATGGGCAGGGTTTGACGCTATCCCAGTAACGGCCAAGCTTCCTCAAATGAGTGAAGATACTATCAAGAAAATCAAAGAAAAAGGAGCAATACTCGTTGATGTACCAGGATATTTAGAAGAGATGGAGAGACTCATGAACAAAAGGGCTCCAATATGCGGAAGATGCCATTCAATGGTCATGAGCGCCGTTGAGAAAAAAGCGAAAGAAATTGGGGCTGAGATATTGGCCAGCGGAGACATGCTAAGTGTTGGAAGTGGTTCAATTTACTACAATGGAAACATTGTAATTTTAAATCTCCCAGCTTTTCTAGCCTTAAATAAGAAGATACTCCTTGAAATACTTGGATGGAAGGATTATAAGTTATCTTATGGTTGTCCTCTCTGGAGAGAAGCAGTAAAGAGAGCCCCCATAATGAAAAGGTTTGCAATACAAAGGGTTTTGAGGGAGCTCAGAGCCGGAGCACTAACAAAGGACATGGCGAGAGAGCTGATAATCGATATCCTAAAAGCCTAG
- the eno gene encoding phosphopyruvate hydratase has protein sequence MENPYEITAVVAREILDSRGNPTVEVDVYTNVAMGRAAVPSGASTGTHEAVELRDGGKRYHGKGVRRAVENVNKIIAPELIGMDVRWQREIDMLLLELDGTENKSNLGANAILAVSLAVAKAAANSLELPLYQYLGGVNAYVLPVPLSNVINGGVHAGNELDFQEFMIMPIGADSFREAIRWVSETYHVLKKVIMEKYGKNAVNVGDEGGFAPPMKEVTEPLDVLIKAIEEAGYKPGEEIALALDAASSEFYNEEIGKYVVGGKEYDRGELLELYKELTSTYPIVSIEDPFHEEDWEGFVMITKELGSKVQIVGDDLFVTNPKRLAKGIQMGAANALLLKVNQIGTLSEAIDAAYTAFRAGYGVIVSHRSGETEDSTIADLAVALNAGQIKTGAPARSDRNAKYNQLIRIEEELEGVAVYAGKKFRKVFF, from the coding sequence ATGGAGAACCCCTATGAGATTACGGCTGTAGTTGCTAGAGAAATACTCGACAGTAGGGGGAATCCAACAGTTGAGGTTGACGTTTACACAAATGTCGCAATGGGAAGAGCAGCAGTCCCAAGTGGTGCATCAACAGGAACACACGAAGCAGTTGAGCTGAGAGACGGGGGAAAGAGATATCATGGAAAGGGAGTAAGAAGGGCCGTTGAAAACGTCAATAAGATAATAGCGCCAGAGCTCATTGGAATGGACGTTAGGTGGCAGAGAGAAATTGACATGCTCCTCCTTGAACTTGACGGTACTGAAAACAAAAGCAACCTCGGTGCCAATGCAATACTTGCAGTTTCACTGGCAGTTGCAAAGGCTGCTGCAAACTCCCTTGAGCTACCACTATATCAGTACCTGGGAGGAGTAAATGCCTATGTTCTCCCAGTTCCCCTCAGCAATGTCATTAATGGAGGTGTTCACGCGGGCAATGAGCTTGACTTTCAGGAGTTCATGATAATGCCGATAGGAGCGGACTCATTCAGGGAAGCAATAAGGTGGGTCAGCGAAACTTACCACGTTCTCAAAAAGGTTATCATGGAGAAGTACGGAAAGAACGCGGTAAATGTTGGTGATGAAGGCGGATTCGCGCCTCCAATGAAAGAGGTCACGGAACCCCTTGACGTCCTAATAAAGGCAATTGAAGAAGCCGGATACAAGCCAGGGGAAGAGATAGCCCTTGCATTAGATGCAGCGTCTAGCGAGTTCTATAACGAGGAAATTGGGAAATACGTGGTAGGAGGAAAAGAGTACGATAGGGGTGAACTTCTCGAGCTATACAAGGAGCTGACTTCAACATATCCAATAGTCTCAATTGAGGACCCATTCCACGAAGAAGATTGGGAAGGCTTTGTCATGATAACCAAGGAGCTCGGAAGCAAGGTTCAGATAGTTGGTGATGACCTCTTTGTCACCAATCCAAAAAGACTCGCCAAGGGAATCCAGATGGGAGCAGCAAATGCCCTTCTCCTAAAGGTTAACCAAATAGGAACACTAAGCGAGGCCATTGATGCTGCATACACTGCCTTTAGAGCAGGATATGGAGTCATAGTTTCGCACAGAAGTGGTGAGACTGAGGATTCAACAATAGCAGATCTTGCAGTAGCCCTGAATGCGGGCCAGATAAAAACCGGAGCACCAGCAAGGAGCGACAGAAACGCAAAGTACAACCAGTTAATTAGAATAGAAGAGGAGCTTGAAGGAGTCGCAGTTTATGCTGGCAAGAAGTTTAGAAAAGTCTTCTTCTGA
- a CDS encoding Maf family nucleotide pyrophosphatase, with the protein MVILASASPRRREILERFFDVKVVPSNVEETSMASSPEERAIEIARRKAFAVAKRYPKEIIVAADTTVVLNDMILGKPRSEHEARKMLELLSDNIHKVITGYCIIKGEKRIEGAEITEVKFRKLSKELIEWYLKTGEWKDKAGGYGIQGYASVFVEWIKGDYYNVVGLPIKVVVELMKLGLKPKT; encoded by the coding sequence ATGGTAATCTTAGCATCTGCAAGCCCCCGGAGAAGAGAAATTCTAGAGAGATTCTTTGACGTTAAAGTAGTCCCCAGCAATGTTGAAGAGACAAGCATGGCAAGTTCACCGGAAGAAAGGGCTATTGAGATAGCTAGGAGAAAAGCCTTTGCAGTCGCAAAGAGGTATCCTAAGGAGATAATAGTTGCCGCCGATACTACCGTGGTTCTCAATGATATGATCCTAGGAAAACCCAGGAGTGAACACGAAGCAAGAAAAATGCTCGAGTTATTAAGCGATAATATCCACAAAGTTATCACAGGGTACTGCATAATTAAGGGAGAAAAGAGAATAGAAGGGGCAGAGATTACAGAAGTTAAGTTCAGAAAGCTGAGCAAGGAGCTTATAGAATGGTACCTCAAAACAGGAGAATGGAAAGACAAGGCAGGAGGGTACGGCATTCAAGGGTATGCATCAGTTTTCGTGGAATGGATAAAGGGAGACTACTATAACGTGGTCGGCCTGCCCATTAAGGTAGTTGTCGAATTGATGAAACTAGGCCTCAAACCAAAGACATGA
- a CDS encoding 50S ribosomal protein L44e, whose translation MKYPKQIRTYCPFCKRHTIHKVEKVKKRPRSELSAGQRRFRRILKGYGGFPRPKPEGREKPVKKLDLRFRCTVCGKAHTRGRGFRVKRFELVEV comes from the coding sequence ATGAAGTATCCGAAGCAGATAAGGACGTACTGTCCGTTTTGTAAGAGGCACACTATTCACAAAGTTGAGAAAGTGAAGAAGAGGCCTAGGAGTGAGCTTAGTGCGGGTCAGAGAAGGTTCAGGAGAATCCTTAAGGGTTACGGTGGATTCCCAAGACCAAAGCCAGAGGGAAGAGAAAAGCCAGTTAAGAAGCTTGACCTTAGGTTCAGATGCACTGTTTGTGGAAAGGCCCACACTAGAGGTAGAGGATTCAGGGTTAAGAGGTTTGAGCTAGTGGAGGTGTGA
- a CDS encoding 30S ribosomal protein S27e has protein sequence MALPKNIIPMPRSRFLRVKCIDCGNEQIVFSHPATRVRCLVCGATLVEPTGGKGIVKAKILEVLE, from the coding sequence ATGGCTCTCCCAAAGAACATAATTCCCATGCCGAGGTCAAGGTTCCTTAGGGTTAAGTGCATTGACTGTGGAAATGAACAGATAGTCTTTAGTCACCCAGCAACAAGGGTTAGGTGCTTGGTGTGCGGTGCAACGCTAGTTGAGCCCACTGGTGGAAAGGGAATAGTAAAGGCTAAGATCCTTGAAGTTCTAGAGTGA
- a CDS encoding 6-carboxytetrahydropterin synthase, with amino-acid sequence MKVRKKIYWTKDFDSSHFLELPYESKCLRIHGHTYRVEVEIEGELNENGMIFDFNHLSELAKLLDHRIIVSERWVKASNDKVQIERNGKKIELPKNEVVVIDKPNVTAEYLAEWFAERILEKAGKNVEKIKVRIWEDPRSYAEITLELQGS; translated from the coding sequence ATGAAGGTAAGGAAAAAGATTTATTGGACAAAAGACTTTGACAGCAGCCATTTTCTTGAACTACCTTACGAAAGTAAATGCCTCAGAATACATGGACACACATACAGGGTGGAAGTAGAAATTGAAGGAGAACTAAACGAGAACGGCATGATATTCGACTTCAACCACCTTTCAGAGCTAGCAAAGCTTCTGGATCACAGAATAATAGTCAGCGAAAGATGGGTAAAAGCTTCGAATGACAAAGTGCAGATAGAGAGGAATGGGAAGAAAATAGAACTCCCAAAAAATGAAGTAGTTGTGATAGACAAGCCGAACGTTACTGCAGAATACCTAGCAGAGTGGTTTGCCGAGAGGATTCTCGAAAAAGCTGGGAAAAATGTTGAGAAAATCAAAGTGAGGATATGGGAAGATCCCAGAAGCTATGCCGAGATCACTCTAGAACTTCAAGGATCTTAG
- the hxlAB gene encoding bifunctional 3-hexulose-6-phosphate synthase/6-phospho-3-hexuloisomerase, giving the protein MILQVALDLTDIEQAISIAEKAARGGAHWLEVGTPLIKKEGMRAVELLKRRFPDRKIVADLKTMDTGALEVEMAARHGADVVSILGVADDKTIKDALAVARKYGVKVMVDLIGVKDKVKRAKELEKMGVHYILVHTGIDEQAQGKSPLEDLEKVVKAVKVPVAVAGGLNLETIPKVIELGATIIIVGSAITKAKDPEEVTRKIIDLFWDEYMKTIRKAMKDITEHIEEVAEKLKLEEVRGLVDAMIGANKIFIYGAGRSGLVGKAFAMRLMHLDFNVYVVGETITPAFEPGDLLIAISGSGETKTIVDAAEIAKQQGGKVVAITSYRDSTLGRLADVVVEIPGRTKTDLPTDYIARQMLTQYKWTAPMGTLFEDSTMVFLDGVIALLMATFQKTEKDMRRKHATIE; this is encoded by the coding sequence ATGATCCTCCAAGTTGCTCTTGATTTAACTGACATAGAGCAGGCCATTTCAATAGCCGAGAAAGCTGCTCGTGGCGGCGCTCACTGGCTTGAGGTTGGAACCCCATTAATTAAGAAAGAGGGGATGAGAGCTGTCGAACTTCTCAAGAGAAGGTTTCCTGACAGAAAAATCGTTGCAGATTTAAAGACAATGGACACTGGAGCCTTGGAAGTGGAGATGGCTGCCAGGCATGGAGCCGATGTCGTTTCAATTCTTGGAGTTGCAGATGATAAGACAATAAAGGATGCTTTAGCCGTTGCGAGGAAATATGGAGTAAAAGTAATGGTCGATCTGATTGGAGTTAAGGATAAAGTCAAGAGAGCCAAAGAGCTTGAGAAGATGGGAGTTCACTACATTCTAGTCCACACTGGGATTGATGAGCAAGCTCAAGGAAAAAGTCCACTTGAAGACTTAGAGAAGGTTGTTAAGGCTGTTAAGGTTCCAGTCGCCGTTGCAGGCGGTTTAAACCTTGAAACAATTCCGAAGGTTATAGAGCTTGGAGCCACGATCATAATAGTTGGTAGTGCAATAACAAAGGCCAAGGATCCGGAGGAAGTAACGAGGAAGATAATAGACCTGTTCTGGGATGAATACATGAAAACTATAAGGAAGGCAATGAAGGACATCACCGAGCACATCGAGGAAGTTGCAGAGAAGCTTAAGCTTGAGGAGGTTAGGGGATTAGTGGATGCAATGATAGGGGCAAATAAAATATTCATATACGGAGCAGGAAGAAGCGGGCTCGTTGGAAAGGCCTTTGCAATGAGGCTAATGCACCTCGACTTCAATGTTTATGTTGTTGGTGAAACGATAACCCCAGCATTTGAACCGGGTGACCTCCTCATAGCCATAAGTGGTTCTGGTGAGACAAAAACGATAGTAGATGCCGCTGAGATAGCTAAGCAGCAGGGAGGAAAAGTTGTTGCGATAACGTCCTATAGGGACTCAACACTTGGAAGGCTTGCGGATGTTGTGGTAGAAATACCAGGAAGGACTAAGACGGATCTACCTACCGATTACATAGCAAGGCAAATGCTTACCCAGTATAAGTGGACGGCTCCTATGGGAACTTTATTTGAAGATTCTACCATGGTGTTCCTTGACGGTGTGATAGCCCTTCTCATGGCTACATTCCAGAAGACGGAGAAGGACATGAGGAGAAAGCATGCCACTATAGAGTAG
- a CDS encoding TIGR02253 family HAD-type hydrolase yields MVRIRAIFFDLDGTLVSEWPLVMTFLPIVYSEISKKIGVPKYKAREIFLREIENRKGTYEWHDWNFFFELFKLPFKFEDFLLRYPDRIEVFSGVPEVLDSLSRKYILGVITSGPKYQELKLALTNLRKYFDVIITRDHVKAVKPDPKIFIAALEKAGVEAGESLMVGDNLEQDVLGAKGVGMKAVWINPSNDNSYNIADFEIKSILELPRILEVIENEEDI; encoded by the coding sequence ATGGTGAGAATAAGAGCAATATTCTTTGACTTGGATGGAACGTTAGTGAGTGAATGGCCCCTGGTGATGACATTTCTTCCAATAGTTTACTCTGAGATTTCGAAGAAAATAGGAGTTCCAAAATATAAGGCTAGGGAGATATTCTTAAGGGAGATAGAAAACCGAAAAGGCACATATGAATGGCACGACTGGAACTTCTTCTTTGAGCTTTTTAAGTTGCCCTTCAAATTTGAGGACTTCTTACTTAGATACCCGGATCGCATTGAGGTTTTCTCTGGTGTTCCAGAAGTCCTTGATAGCTTATCTCGGAAGTACATTTTAGGAGTAATAACAAGTGGACCTAAGTATCAAGAATTAAAACTAGCCCTTACAAATCTCCGCAAGTATTTCGATGTTATTATAACGCGTGATCATGTAAAAGCTGTGAAACCAGACCCTAAAATATTTATTGCAGCCCTTGAAAAGGCTGGAGTTGAGGCTGGAGAATCCCTTATGGTGGGAGATAATTTGGAGCAGGATGTGCTTGGGGCTAAAGGAGTTGGCATGAAAGCAGTTTGGATAAACCCCAGTAATGACAACAGTTATAATATTGCGGATTTTGAGATAAAATCGATTCTAGAACTTCCAAGAATCTTAGAGGTGATTGAGAATGAAGAAGATATTTGA
- a CDS encoding glutamate cyclase domain-containing protein, whose protein sequence is MEVIDHLIATDIGGRGVEKLYLKYKLKRPQYLSNAANILLSSERVLIVSDFPIPPSMTPETDGPPGALALALALTSLGKSATILTQDIVADALKDFYRDVITKFPNIEKYSCLVSIETPGRARDGKYYSFSGLEIRVRPYDELFLNASEKEIPTIGIGDGGNEIGMGNLELKGRYYSTVRTTELVIAGVSNWGAYGLVAELSIREGVNLLREFDEKSVVTSLVEAGLIDGITKKRESSVDGLPLGLHEKIISLLNEIIDIKIA, encoded by the coding sequence ATGGAAGTGATTGATCACCTTATTGCTACAGACATAGGAGGGAGGGGAGTAGAGAAGTTATATTTAAAGTATAAGCTAAAGAGACCTCAATACCTTTCAAATGCAGCTAATATTCTTTTAAGTTCTGAGAGAGTCTTAATAGTGTCTGACTTTCCAATACCCCCTTCCATGACTCCTGAAACAGATGGGCCCCCAGGAGCCCTTGCCTTAGCATTAGCTCTAACATCACTTGGGAAAAGTGCAACAATCCTAACGCAGGATATTGTAGCAGATGCGTTAAAGGATTTTTATAGGGATGTTATCACAAAATTTCCAAACATCGAGAAATACTCGTGCTTAGTAAGCATAGAAACTCCTGGTAGGGCCAGGGATGGGAAATATTACTCATTCTCTGGCCTAGAAATAAGGGTTAGGCCTTATGATGAGCTCTTTCTTAATGCCTCAGAGAAGGAAATACCAACAATAGGAATTGGGGATGGAGGAAATGAGATAGGGATGGGCAACTTGGAGCTTAAAGGCAGATATTATTCTACGGTTAGAACAACGGAGTTAGTAATTGCTGGAGTATCAAACTGGGGGGCATATGGCCTTGTTGCAGAGCTTTCGATCAGAGAGGGAGTTAACTTGCTTAGAGAATTTGATGAAAAGTCTGTTGTCACTAGTCTCGTTGAAGCCGGGTTAATCGATGGCATAACGAAAAAGAGAGAGTCAAGTGTTGATGGTTTGCCTCTCGGCCTTCATGAAAAGATAATATCGCTCTTAAACGAAATAATAGACATTAAAATAGCGTGA
- a CDS encoding HD domain-containing protein, translated as MLEEIIVKHLGSIKPEIQRAIEVAKEMLGEGSHGLSHTERVLKLALEIGKKEGADLEVLALAAILHDVARPLEEKGLIKDHAKESAKIARDILNNYPKIEEVVHAIEAHRFSRGVEPRTLEAKILSDADKIDALGAVGIARVFMYSGEHGRSIEDSIRHFEEKILKLKDLMYTKTGKKIAEERHKIVEDFLEELKKEITLF; from the coding sequence ATGCTCGAAGAGATAATTGTGAAGCACCTAGGGAGTATTAAACCAGAAATCCAGAGAGCAATAGAAGTTGCAAAAGAGATGCTGGGGGAAGGTAGTCACGGCCTCTCTCATACTGAGAGAGTGTTAAAGCTGGCCCTAGAGATCGGCAAAAAAGAAGGTGCAGATCTAGAAGTTTTAGCTTTAGCAGCGATTCTTCACGATGTTGCAAGGCCACTAGAGGAAAAAGGATTGATCAAAGATCATGCCAAAGAAAGCGCTAAGATAGCCAGGGACATACTAAACAACTATCCGAAAATTGAAGAAGTAGTCCACGCAATAGAGGCCCACAGGTTCTCAAGAGGTGTGGAGCCAAGGACATTAGAAGCAAAAATCCTTAGTGATGCAGATAAGATAGACGCACTTGGAGCAGTAGGGATAGCGAGGGTGTTTATGTACTCTGGCGAGCACGGCAGAAGCATAGAGGATTCAATTAGACATTTTGAGGAGAAAATACTGAAACTAAAAGACCTCATGTACACAAAAACTGGAAAGAAAATTGCAGAGGAGAGGCATAAAATCGTCGAGGACTTTCTAGAGGAGTTAAAGAAGGAAATCACGCTATTTTAA
- a CDS encoding GNAT family N-acetyltransferase — MSEVTIERLKEINEKILRELIEVYMSGYKGLEEYGGEGEEYARDYILWCWKRAPDGFFVAKVGNKIVGFIVCDRDWFSRYEGKIVGAIHEFVIDKEWQGKGIGKKLLKTCLDFLEKYNDTIELWVGEKNFGAMKLYEKFGFKKVGKSGIWVRMVKQNL, encoded by the coding sequence ATGAGTGAAGTCACAATAGAGAGGCTCAAAGAAATTAATGAAAAAATTCTCCGGGAGCTCATTGAGGTTTACATGAGTGGATATAAGGGACTGGAAGAGTATGGAGGGGAAGGGGAGGAGTATGCGAGAGATTACATTCTTTGGTGCTGGAAGAGGGCTCCAGACGGGTTCTTTGTGGCCAAGGTTGGGAATAAAATAGTCGGGTTTATCGTTTGTGATAGAGATTGGTTTAGCAGATATGAGGGAAAAATCGTTGGTGCGATTCACGAATTTGTTATAGATAAAGAGTGGCAGGGTAAAGGAATTGGAAAGAAGTTGCTGAAGACATGTTTGGACTTTCTTGAGAAATATAATGACACAATAGAATTATGGGTTGGGGAGAAAAACTTTGGGGCAATGAAATTATATGAGAAGTTTGGGTTCAAAAAGGTAGGTAAGAGTGGTATTTGGGTGAGGATGGTTAAGCAAAATTTATAA
- a CDS encoding transporter has protein sequence MKNANEKHLLCYITLVTILITLPYFLTRKTPPGYIIGGDTLVHTAIARGILLGRSPFLDQTYNVYPNWYPFFYHFLVAGISWGFGFPIEKSMMILQAALALSTILVMFHVAKELWGENAGIAAASLSLMLLTAHIYPNPKELAPLFGVLSLLHFIRRQWVISGILMGLALWTHYAFVLPLLALPIVVGILKREKRALLTFIIALAVFSPFIINALIHAETAPQIEDIYRFWETDTLERKLTSLLPPLYLIPFLGLAIINWRKRKETTVTTLLLFIGLIWVARLSPELLKPLGIILWSSRFSGLLPYTYTLLAAYGVSIVEISSRKMATMLLIIMVFLFPVAGALNFWDSIRRDPFVKVSGVDFSNYFPREHFLEVRDWILTNTNRDDTIATSEEAGMMLNALTGRPIIATMYGHGNTFLDNEQRRKDLEKLFTGDCNEKKLIIKKYHVKYIILEPFIHERWGQVNMSCVASPIYRIGNVTIMRVKR, from the coding sequence ATGAAAAACGCAAATGAAAAACACTTGCTCTGCTACATAACCCTTGTGACAATCCTAATTACTCTTCCCTACTTCTTAACGAGGAAAACTCCGCCAGGGTATATCATAGGTGGAGACACACTCGTTCATACAGCAATAGCCCGAGGAATATTACTTGGAAGGAGTCCCTTCCTAGATCAGACCTATAACGTGTATCCGAACTGGTACCCGTTCTTTTACCATTTCCTCGTCGCGGGGATATCGTGGGGATTTGGCTTCCCAATTGAGAAAAGCATGATGATACTACAGGCGGCTCTGGCACTCTCAACAATACTAGTTATGTTCCACGTAGCCAAAGAACTTTGGGGAGAGAATGCCGGAATAGCGGCGGCATCTCTCTCCTTAATGCTATTAACCGCTCACATTTACCCTAATCCAAAGGAACTCGCTCCACTGTTTGGAGTACTGTCTCTTCTCCATTTCATCAGGCGGCAATGGGTAATCTCAGGCATTTTAATGGGTCTCGCTCTGTGGACCCACTATGCGTTCGTGCTGCCTTTACTCGCTCTCCCTATAGTGGTCGGGATTCTAAAGAGAGAAAAGCGGGCATTGTTGACATTCATCATAGCATTAGCCGTCTTCTCTCCCTTCATTATTAACGCCCTTATTCATGCCGAAACTGCACCTCAGATCGAAGATATATACAGGTTTTGGGAAACGGACACCTTGGAAAGGAAACTCACTAGCCTGCTCCCTCCTCTTTACCTTATTCCATTTCTCGGGCTGGCTATTATAAACTGGAGAAAGAGGAAAGAAACTACTGTTACAACGTTGCTCTTATTCATCGGACTTATATGGGTTGCTAGACTTTCTCCGGAGCTTCTCAAACCCCTTGGGATAATACTGTGGTCGTCACGATTCAGTGGCTTGCTTCCGTACACTTATACCCTCCTAGCGGCATATGGTGTCTCCATCGTTGAGATATCTTCTAGGAAAATGGCCACAATGCTCCTAATCATCATGGTATTCCTCTTCCCTGTGGCCGGGGCGTTGAATTTTTGGGACTCCATTAGGAGAGATCCTTTTGTGAAAGTTTCTGGAGTAGACTTCTCCAATTATTTTCCAAGAGAGCACTTTCTAGAGGTCAGAGACTGGATACTGACCAATACCAACCGAGATGATACGATAGCAACGAGCGAAGAGGCTGGAATGATGTTAAATGCATTAACTGGAAGACCGATTATAGCCACGATGTATGGACATGGGAACACTTTTCTCGACAACGAGCAAAGGAGAAAGGACTTAGAAAAGCTGTTTACAGGAGATTGCAATGAGAAAAAGCTCATTATCAAAAAATACCATGTTAAGTATATTATCCTCGAGCCCTTTATTCACGAACGGTGGGGACAAGTTAATATGAGCTGCGTGGCATCTCCAATTTACAGGATTGGAAACGTGACAATTATGAGGGTGAAAAGATAA
- a CDS encoding winged helix-turn-helix domain-containing protein, with protein sequence MAKKVKVITDPEVIKIMLEDTRRKILQLLRNKEMTISQLSEILGKTPQTIYHHIEKLKEAGLVEVKRTEMKGNLVEKYYGRTADVFYINLYLGDEELRYFARSRLKTKLDIFKKLGYKFNDEELLDLMDKMLMKEYETKVKISKEIEENEEALKEFSNEDIIHAVEWLSMAELGRDEEYIELLKKLSQILKR encoded by the coding sequence ATGGCAAAGAAGGTTAAGGTAATTACAGATCCAGAAGTCATTAAAATAATGCTTGAGGACACTAGGAGGAAAATTCTCCAGCTTTTGAGAAATAAAGAAATGACAATATCCCAATTGAGTGAAATACTTGGAAAAACTCCCCAAACAATATATCACCATATAGAGAAACTCAAGGAGGCGGGCTTAGTTGAGGTTAAAAGAACCGAGATGAAAGGGAACCTCGTTGAAAAATACTATGGTAGAACTGCTGACGTATTTTATATAAACCTGTATCTTGGCGATGAGGAGCTAAGGTACTTTGCCCGTTCGAGATTGAAGACAAAGCTTGATATCTTCAAAAAGCTTGGTTATAAGTTTAATGACGAAGAGTTGCTTGACTTGATGGATAAGATGCTAATGAAGGAATATGAGACAAAAGTTAAGATATCGAAAGAGATTGAGGAAAATGAGGAAGCTCTAAAGGAGTTTTCCAATGAGGATATAATACATGCTGTTGAATGGCTTTCAATGGCTGAATTGGGAAGAGATGAGGAATACATAGAATTACTTAAAAAGCTAAGTCAAATTCTTAAGAGGTGA